From a region of the Mercurialis annua linkage group LG1-X, ddMerAnnu1.2, whole genome shotgun sequence genome:
- the LOC126665553 gene encoding vacuolar protein sorting-associated protein 9A-like isoform X1, translating to MENADVFLGLQDFLERMRQPSAADFVKSIKSFIVSFSNNTPDPERDSALVQEFLANMEAAFRAHPLWAGCSDDDLESAGEGLEKYVMTKLFTRVFASLPDDVKADEQLSEKMSLIQQFIRPENLDVKPTFQNETSWLLAQKELQKINMYKAPRDKLVCILNCCRVINNLLLNASIASNENPPGADDFLPVLIYVTLKANPPQLHSNLLYIQRYRRQSRLVSEAAYFFTNMLSAESFITNIDAKSISMDETEFEKNMEFARALISGLSTDWENLSNQSDQITGNSSKAEVLESKPQIMESRKEWESSVRPKTSDLRSGSKDGQYVKDESTMGKAFSLSDLENKGAVMLLKEDLASLVFREYPYLFAHAGDLTINDVEDLLSNYKQLVFKYVCLSKGLGGTTSHELSNSQTNILHDAVTIMEHLDSRQADSNDESQKESTIANSSSTFSLVSEENFESKSSQDEALAQQEGKETSQ from the exons ATGGAGAACGCTGACGTCTTCCTCGGATTGCAGGACTTCCTTGAACGCATGCGTCAACCGTCCGCCGCCGATTTCGTTAAATCCATTAAAAG TTTTATTGTATCATTTTCAAACAATACTCCTGATCCTGAAAGAGACAGTGCTCTAGTACAAGAGTTTTTGGCTAATATGGAAGCAGCTTTTAGGGCACATCCACTTTGGGCTGGTTGCTCTGATGACGATTTAGAGAGTGCTGGCGAA GGACTCGAGAAGTATGTAATGACAAAGTTATTTACCCGTGTGTTTGCTTCACTTCCAGATGATGTCAAAGCTGACGAACAACTTTCTGAGAAGATGTCTTTGATTCAACAATTTATTCGGCCAGAAAATTTGGACGTTAAGCCAACCTTTCAAAATGAAACATCATGGCTG CTTGCACAGAAAGAACTTCAAAAGATCAATATGTACAAAGCACCAAGAGATAAACTTGTATGCATTCTCAACTGTTGCAGGGTCATCAATAACTTACTTCTTAATGCTTCAATTGCTTCAAATGAAAACCCCCCTGGAGCCGATGACTTTCTTCCTGTCCTAATATATGTTACTCTAAAG GCAAACCCTCCTCAGTTGCACTCGAATTTGTTGTATATACAACGGTATAGGCGTCAATCCCGGTTAGTTTCAGAAGCAGCTTACTTTTTCACAAACATGCTCTCAGCGGAGTCTTTCATCACAAATATTGATGCTAAATCAATTTCAATGGACGAAACTGAATTTGAAAAGAACATGGAATTTGCTAGAGCTCTCATCTCAGGGCTTTCAACTGATTGGGAAAATTTATCTAATCAGAGTGATCAGATTACAGGAAATAGTTCAAAAGCAGAAGTTCTGGAATCCAAACCTCAAATCATGGAATCTAGGAAGGAATGGGAGTCATCAGTTCGACCCAAAACTTCTGATTTGAGATCTGGCAGTAAGGATGGACAATATGTGAAAGATGAGTCAACAATGGGAAAGGCTTTCTCCCTGTCAGATTTAGAGAATAAAGGAGCTGTGATGCTTTTGAAGGAGGATTTGGCAAGCTTAGTCTTCCGAGAATACCCATATTTGTTTGCACATGCTGGTGATCTGACAATTAATGATGTGGAAGATCTATTAAGTAATTACAAACAGCTGGTTTTTAAGTATGTTTGTCTTTCCAAAGGGCTGGGTGGCACTACATCTCATGAGCTGTCCAATTCTCAAACCAATATCCTTCATGATGCTGTAACCATCATGGAACATCTAGATTCTAGGCAGGCAGATTCAAACGATGAATCACAAAAAGAAAGTACCATTGCCAATAGTTCCAGTACGTTTTCTCTTGTAAGTGAAGAAAACTTTGAGTCGAAGTCCTCACAGGATGAGGCTCTAGCACAGCAGGAGGGAAAGGAGACTTCTCAATGA
- the LOC126686076 gene encoding beta-1,3-galactosyltransferase 7 isoform X3, with amino-acid sequence MKPRGSAKVSVKWIPVICVFSFALGILFSFRAWDPTESNGQQLVAQRRYEQELQLVSENHPSSHTIQKLPNDKDVMVEVLKTHEAIQSLDKSIATLQMEISASRSSQEMNFNGSSAASTLQHDGTPRQKAFMVIGINTAFSSRKRRDSVRETWMPQGDKLIQLEREKGIVIRFMIGHSATSNSILDRAIDSEDAQHKDFLRLEHVEGYHELSAKTKKFFSTAVAKWDAEFYIKVDDDVHVNLGILAATLARHRSKPRVYIGCMKSGPVLSQKNVKYHEPESWKFGEEGNKYFRHATGQIYAISKDLATYISINQPILHKYANEDVTLGSWFIGLEVEHIDDRNMCCGTPPDCEWKAQAGNVCAASFDWSCSGICKSVEKIKFVHERCGEGDGAVWSALM; translated from the exons TCTTGGAATTCTCTTCTCCTTCag GGCGTGGGACCCAACTGAATCTAACGGTCAGCAGCTTGTAGCTCAGCGTCGATATGAACAAGAACTTCAGCTCGTCTCTGAAAATCATCCCTCTTCTCATACG ATTCAGAAGCTTCCAAATGATAAAGATGTAATGGTAGAAGTTTTAAAGACTCATGAAGCAATCCA ATCGTTAGACAAGTCGATAGCAACGCTTCAAATGGAGATATCGGCATCTCGGAGTTCTCAAGAAATGAACTTCAATGGCTCTTCTGCTGCCTCTACCTTGCAGCATGACGGCACACCTAGGCAGAAAGCATTCATGGTTATTGGTATTAATACTGCTTTTAGTAGTAGAAAGAGGCGCGATTCCGTTCGAGAGACCTGGATGCCTCAAG GTGACAAGCTTATTCAATTAGAGCGTGAGAAGGGGATTGTTATTCGCTTCATGATTGGCCATAG TGCAACATCCAACAGCATTTTAGATAGAGCTATTGATTCAGAAGATGCACAGCATAAGGATTTCCTTAGGCTG GAGCATGTAGAAGGATACCACGAATTGtctgcaaaaacaaaaaaattcttttCCACTGCGGTCGCAAAGTGGGATGCAGAATTCTATATCAAGGTGGATGATGATGTCCATGTGAATCTGG GTATTCTAGCTGCTACTCTTGCCCGGCATCGTTCAAAGCCCAGGGTGTACATCGGATGTATGAAGTCAGGACCTGTTCTTTCTCAAAA GAATGTCAAGTATCACGAGCCAGAATCCTGGAAATTTGGAGAGGAAGGTAACAAATATTTCCGACACGCAACTGGCCAGATATATGCAATCTCAAAGGATCTTGCCACTTATATCTCTATAAACCA GCCCATATTGCATAAGTATGCTAATGAAGATGTGACACTTGGATCATGGTTTATTGGTCTCGAGGTTGAGCACATCGACGACCGCAACATGTGCTGCGGGACTCCACCAG ATTGTGAGTGGAAGGCACAAGCAGGAAATGTATGTGCTGCATCGTTTGACTGGAGCTGCAGTGGAATCTGCAAATCAGTGGAGAAGATAAAATTTGTTCACGAAAGGTGTGGCGAAGGAGACGGAGCTGTATGGAGTGCTCTCATGTAA
- the LOC126665553 gene encoding vacuolar protein sorting-associated protein 9A-like isoform X2 translates to MENADVFLGLQDFLERMRQPSAADFVKSIKSFIVSFSNNTPDPERDSALVQEFLANMEAAFRAHPLWAGCSDDDLESAGEGLEKYVMTKLFTRVFASLPDDVKADEQLSEKMSLIQQFIRPENLDVKPTFQNETSWLANPPQLHSNLLYIQRYRRQSRLVSEAAYFFTNMLSAESFITNIDAKSISMDETEFEKNMEFARALISGLSTDWENLSNQSDQITGNSSKAEVLESKPQIMESRKEWESSVRPKTSDLRSGSKDGQYVKDESTMGKAFSLSDLENKGAVMLLKEDLASLVFREYPYLFAHAGDLTINDVEDLLSNYKQLVFKYVCLSKGLGGTTSHELSNSQTNILHDAVTIMEHLDSRQADSNDESQKESTIANSSSTFSLVSEENFESKSSQDEALAQQEGKETSQ, encoded by the exons ATGGAGAACGCTGACGTCTTCCTCGGATTGCAGGACTTCCTTGAACGCATGCGTCAACCGTCCGCCGCCGATTTCGTTAAATCCATTAAAAG TTTTATTGTATCATTTTCAAACAATACTCCTGATCCTGAAAGAGACAGTGCTCTAGTACAAGAGTTTTTGGCTAATATGGAAGCAGCTTTTAGGGCACATCCACTTTGGGCTGGTTGCTCTGATGACGATTTAGAGAGTGCTGGCGAA GGACTCGAGAAGTATGTAATGACAAAGTTATTTACCCGTGTGTTTGCTTCACTTCCAGATGATGTCAAAGCTGACGAACAACTTTCTGAGAAGATGTCTTTGATTCAACAATTTATTCGGCCAGAAAATTTGGACGTTAAGCCAACCTTTCAAAATGAAACATCATGGCTG GCAAACCCTCCTCAGTTGCACTCGAATTTGTTGTATATACAACGGTATAGGCGTCAATCCCGGTTAGTTTCAGAAGCAGCTTACTTTTTCACAAACATGCTCTCAGCGGAGTCTTTCATCACAAATATTGATGCTAAATCAATTTCAATGGACGAAACTGAATTTGAAAAGAACATGGAATTTGCTAGAGCTCTCATCTCAGGGCTTTCAACTGATTGGGAAAATTTATCTAATCAGAGTGATCAGATTACAGGAAATAGTTCAAAAGCAGAAGTTCTGGAATCCAAACCTCAAATCATGGAATCTAGGAAGGAATGGGAGTCATCAGTTCGACCCAAAACTTCTGATTTGAGATCTGGCAGTAAGGATGGACAATATGTGAAAGATGAGTCAACAATGGGAAAGGCTTTCTCCCTGTCAGATTTAGAGAATAAAGGAGCTGTGATGCTTTTGAAGGAGGATTTGGCAAGCTTAGTCTTCCGAGAATACCCATATTTGTTTGCACATGCTGGTGATCTGACAATTAATGATGTGGAAGATCTATTAAGTAATTACAAACAGCTGGTTTTTAAGTATGTTTGTCTTTCCAAAGGGCTGGGTGGCACTACATCTCATGAGCTGTCCAATTCTCAAACCAATATCCTTCATGATGCTGTAACCATCATGGAACATCTAGATTCTAGGCAGGCAGATTCAAACGATGAATCACAAAAAGAAAGTACCATTGCCAATAGTTCCAGTACGTTTTCTCTTGTAAGTGAAGAAAACTTTGAGTCGAAGTCCTCACAGGATGAGGCTCTAGCACAGCAGGAGGGAAAGGAGACTTCTCAATGA
- the LOC126664494 gene encoding histone acetyltransferase of the MYST family 1-like yields MGSIETPPTIPENGLSTPHYAFANGDQKSEPITNGYHPHTIEMTMMESVSLKKRRACNLPLEVGTRVMCRWRDGKYHQVKVIERRKMHCGGPNDYEYYVHYTEFNRRLDEWVKLEQLNLDSVETVVDEKVEDKVTSLKMTRHQKRKIDETHVEGHEELDAASLREHEEFTKVKNIATIELGRYEIETWYFSPFPPEYNDSVKLYFCEFCLSFMKRKEQLQRHMRKCDLKHPPGDEIYRSGTLSMFEVDGKKNKVYGQNLCYLAKLFLDHKTLYYDVDLFLFYVLCECDDRGCHMVGYFSKEKHSEESYNLACILTLPPYQRKGYGKFLIAFSYELSKKEGKVGTPERPLSDLGLLSYRGYWTRVLLDILKKHKGNISIKELSDMTAIKAEDILNTLQSLELIQYRKGQHVICADPKVLDRHLKAAGRGGLEVDVSKLIWTPYKEQG; encoded by the exons ATGGGTTCTATAGAGACACCACCAACAATTCCGGAGAACGGCTTATCAACTCCACATTACGCCTTCGCAAACGGCGATCAGAAATCTGAACCCATAACTAACGGATATCATCCACATACGATAGAGATGACGATGATGGAATCTGTCTCGCTGAAGAAGAGAAGAGCGTGTAATCTACCGCTTGAAGTCGGTACTCGCGTGATGTGCCGCTGGAGAGACGGAAAGTACCACCAGGTTAAGGTCATCGAACGGCGTAAGATGCACTGCGGTGGGCCTAACGATTATGAGTATTACGTTCATTACACCGAGT TTAACAGGAGGCTCGATGAATGGGTGAAGCTTGAACAATTGAATCTTGATTCAGTAGAGACTGTTGTTGATGAGAAAGTTGAAGACAAG GTAACAAGCTTAAAAATGACACGACATCAGAAACGTAAGATTGACGAGACGCATGTAGAG GGCCATGAAGAGCTTGATGCTGCTAGCTTACGTGAACATGAGGAATTCACAAAAGTAAAAAACATAGCCACTATTGAACTTGGAAGATATGAGATTGAGACATGGTACTTCTCTCCCTTTCCACCAGAATACAATGATTCAGTCAAGCTGTACTTTTGTGAGTTCTGCCTCAGTTTTATGAAGCGTAAAGAACAGCTTCAAAGGCATATG AGGAAGTGTGATCTCAAGCATCCCCCAGGTGATGAGATCTATCGAAGTGGTACATTGTCAATGTTCGAG GTTGATGGCAAGAAGAATAAAGTTTATGGGCAGAATCTTTGCTATTTGGCAAAGCTCTTCCTTGATCATAAAACACTATACTATGATGTTGACTTGTTTCTTTTTTATGTTCTGTGCGAATGTGATGATCGGGGATGCCACATGGTTGGATATTTTTCCAAG GAAAAGCATTCAGAGGAATCTTATAATTTGGCATGTATTCTCACTCTTCCTCCTTACCAAAGGAAAGGCTATGGAAAATTTCTAATTGCATTCT CATATGAACTTTCCAAGAAAGAAGGTAAAGTTGGCACGCCTGAAAGGCCACTTTCTGACCTAGGCTTGTTGAGCTACAGAGGATATTGGACCCGAGTTCTTTTGGACATCTTGAAAAAGCATAAAGGAAATATTTCTATTAAG GAGCTTAGTGACATGACAGCCATCAAGGCAGAGGATATACTGAACACCCTTCAAAGCCTAGAATTGATTCAGTACAGAAAAGGACAGCACGTCATTTGTGCGGATCCAAAAGTGTTGGATCGCCATCTAAAAGCTGCCGGTCGTGGCGGTCTTGAGGTTGATGTTAGCAAATTGATCTGGACTCCCTATAAAGAACAGGGTTGA
- the LOC126686076 gene encoding beta-1,3-galactosyltransferase 7 isoform X2 has product MKPRGSAKVSVKWIPVICVFSFALGILFSFRAWDPTESNGQQLVAQRRYEQELQLVSENHPSSHTKLPNDKDVMVEVLKTHEAIQSVRSLDKSIATLQMEISASRSSQEMNFNGSSAASTLQHDGTPRQKAFMVIGINTAFSSRKRRDSVRETWMPQGDKLIQLEREKGIVIRFMIGHSATSNSILDRAIDSEDAQHKDFLRLEHVEGYHELSAKTKKFFSTAVAKWDAEFYIKVDDDVHVNLGILAATLARHRSKPRVYIGCMKSGPVLSQKNVKYHEPESWKFGEEGNKYFRHATGQIYAISKDLATYISINQPILHKYANEDVTLGSWFIGLEVEHIDDRNMCCGTPPDCEWKAQAGNVCAASFDWSCSGICKSVEKIKFVHERCGEGDGAVWSALM; this is encoded by the exons TCTTGGAATTCTCTTCTCCTTCag GGCGTGGGACCCAACTGAATCTAACGGTCAGCAGCTTGTAGCTCAGCGTCGATATGAACAAGAACTTCAGCTCGTCTCTGAAAATCATCCCTCTTCTCATACG AAGCTTCCAAATGATAAAGATGTAATGGTAGAAGTTTTAAAGACTCATGAAGCAATCCA GTCTGTCAGATCGTTAGACAAGTCGATAGCAACGCTTCAAATGGAGATATCGGCATCTCGGAGTTCTCAAGAAATGAACTTCAATGGCTCTTCTGCTGCCTCTACCTTGCAGCATGACGGCACACCTAGGCAGAAAGCATTCATGGTTATTGGTATTAATACTGCTTTTAGTAGTAGAAAGAGGCGCGATTCCGTTCGAGAGACCTGGATGCCTCAAG GTGACAAGCTTATTCAATTAGAGCGTGAGAAGGGGATTGTTATTCGCTTCATGATTGGCCATAG TGCAACATCCAACAGCATTTTAGATAGAGCTATTGATTCAGAAGATGCACAGCATAAGGATTTCCTTAGGCTG GAGCATGTAGAAGGATACCACGAATTGtctgcaaaaacaaaaaaattcttttCCACTGCGGTCGCAAAGTGGGATGCAGAATTCTATATCAAGGTGGATGATGATGTCCATGTGAATCTGG GTATTCTAGCTGCTACTCTTGCCCGGCATCGTTCAAAGCCCAGGGTGTACATCGGATGTATGAAGTCAGGACCTGTTCTTTCTCAAAA GAATGTCAAGTATCACGAGCCAGAATCCTGGAAATTTGGAGAGGAAGGTAACAAATATTTCCGACACGCAACTGGCCAGATATATGCAATCTCAAAGGATCTTGCCACTTATATCTCTATAAACCA GCCCATATTGCATAAGTATGCTAATGAAGATGTGACACTTGGATCATGGTTTATTGGTCTCGAGGTTGAGCACATCGACGACCGCAACATGTGCTGCGGGACTCCACCAG ATTGTGAGTGGAAGGCACAAGCAGGAAATGTATGTGCTGCATCGTTTGACTGGAGCTGCAGTGGAATCTGCAAATCAGTGGAGAAGATAAAATTTGTTCACGAAAGGTGTGGCGAAGGAGACGGAGCTGTATGGAGTGCTCTCATGTAA
- the LOC126686076 gene encoding beta-1,3-galactosyltransferase 7 isoform X1 → MKPRGSAKVSVKWIPVICVFSFALGILFSFRAWDPTESNGQQLVAQRRYEQELQLVSENHPSSHTIQKLPNDKDVMVEVLKTHEAIQSVRSLDKSIATLQMEISASRSSQEMNFNGSSAASTLQHDGTPRQKAFMVIGINTAFSSRKRRDSVRETWMPQGDKLIQLEREKGIVIRFMIGHSATSNSILDRAIDSEDAQHKDFLRLEHVEGYHELSAKTKKFFSTAVAKWDAEFYIKVDDDVHVNLGILAATLARHRSKPRVYIGCMKSGPVLSQKNVKYHEPESWKFGEEGNKYFRHATGQIYAISKDLATYISINQPILHKYANEDVTLGSWFIGLEVEHIDDRNMCCGTPPDCEWKAQAGNVCAASFDWSCSGICKSVEKIKFVHERCGEGDGAVWSALM, encoded by the exons TCTTGGAATTCTCTTCTCCTTCag GGCGTGGGACCCAACTGAATCTAACGGTCAGCAGCTTGTAGCTCAGCGTCGATATGAACAAGAACTTCAGCTCGTCTCTGAAAATCATCCCTCTTCTCATACG ATTCAGAAGCTTCCAAATGATAAAGATGTAATGGTAGAAGTTTTAAAGACTCATGAAGCAATCCA GTCTGTCAGATCGTTAGACAAGTCGATAGCAACGCTTCAAATGGAGATATCGGCATCTCGGAGTTCTCAAGAAATGAACTTCAATGGCTCTTCTGCTGCCTCTACCTTGCAGCATGACGGCACACCTAGGCAGAAAGCATTCATGGTTATTGGTATTAATACTGCTTTTAGTAGTAGAAAGAGGCGCGATTCCGTTCGAGAGACCTGGATGCCTCAAG GTGACAAGCTTATTCAATTAGAGCGTGAGAAGGGGATTGTTATTCGCTTCATGATTGGCCATAG TGCAACATCCAACAGCATTTTAGATAGAGCTATTGATTCAGAAGATGCACAGCATAAGGATTTCCTTAGGCTG GAGCATGTAGAAGGATACCACGAATTGtctgcaaaaacaaaaaaattcttttCCACTGCGGTCGCAAAGTGGGATGCAGAATTCTATATCAAGGTGGATGATGATGTCCATGTGAATCTGG GTATTCTAGCTGCTACTCTTGCCCGGCATCGTTCAAAGCCCAGGGTGTACATCGGATGTATGAAGTCAGGACCTGTTCTTTCTCAAAA GAATGTCAAGTATCACGAGCCAGAATCCTGGAAATTTGGAGAGGAAGGTAACAAATATTTCCGACACGCAACTGGCCAGATATATGCAATCTCAAAGGATCTTGCCACTTATATCTCTATAAACCA GCCCATATTGCATAAGTATGCTAATGAAGATGTGACACTTGGATCATGGTTTATTGGTCTCGAGGTTGAGCACATCGACGACCGCAACATGTGCTGCGGGACTCCACCAG ATTGTGAGTGGAAGGCACAAGCAGGAAATGTATGTGCTGCATCGTTTGACTGGAGCTGCAGTGGAATCTGCAAATCAGTGGAGAAGATAAAATTTGTTCACGAAAGGTGTGGCGAAGGAGACGGAGCTGTATGGAGTGCTCTCATGTAA
- the LOC126686076 gene encoding beta-1,3-galactosyltransferase 7 isoform X4 encodes MKPRGSAKVSVKWIPVICVFSFALGILFSFRAWDPTESNGQQLVAQRRYEQELQLVSENHPSSHTKLPNDKDVMVEVLKTHEAIQSLDKSIATLQMEISASRSSQEMNFNGSSAASTLQHDGTPRQKAFMVIGINTAFSSRKRRDSVRETWMPQGDKLIQLEREKGIVIRFMIGHSATSNSILDRAIDSEDAQHKDFLRLEHVEGYHELSAKTKKFFSTAVAKWDAEFYIKVDDDVHVNLGILAATLARHRSKPRVYIGCMKSGPVLSQKNVKYHEPESWKFGEEGNKYFRHATGQIYAISKDLATYISINQPILHKYANEDVTLGSWFIGLEVEHIDDRNMCCGTPPDCEWKAQAGNVCAASFDWSCSGICKSVEKIKFVHERCGEGDGAVWSALM; translated from the exons TCTTGGAATTCTCTTCTCCTTCag GGCGTGGGACCCAACTGAATCTAACGGTCAGCAGCTTGTAGCTCAGCGTCGATATGAACAAGAACTTCAGCTCGTCTCTGAAAATCATCCCTCTTCTCATACG AAGCTTCCAAATGATAAAGATGTAATGGTAGAAGTTTTAAAGACTCATGAAGCAATCCA ATCGTTAGACAAGTCGATAGCAACGCTTCAAATGGAGATATCGGCATCTCGGAGTTCTCAAGAAATGAACTTCAATGGCTCTTCTGCTGCCTCTACCTTGCAGCATGACGGCACACCTAGGCAGAAAGCATTCATGGTTATTGGTATTAATACTGCTTTTAGTAGTAGAAAGAGGCGCGATTCCGTTCGAGAGACCTGGATGCCTCAAG GTGACAAGCTTATTCAATTAGAGCGTGAGAAGGGGATTGTTATTCGCTTCATGATTGGCCATAG TGCAACATCCAACAGCATTTTAGATAGAGCTATTGATTCAGAAGATGCACAGCATAAGGATTTCCTTAGGCTG GAGCATGTAGAAGGATACCACGAATTGtctgcaaaaacaaaaaaattcttttCCACTGCGGTCGCAAAGTGGGATGCAGAATTCTATATCAAGGTGGATGATGATGTCCATGTGAATCTGG GTATTCTAGCTGCTACTCTTGCCCGGCATCGTTCAAAGCCCAGGGTGTACATCGGATGTATGAAGTCAGGACCTGTTCTTTCTCAAAA GAATGTCAAGTATCACGAGCCAGAATCCTGGAAATTTGGAGAGGAAGGTAACAAATATTTCCGACACGCAACTGGCCAGATATATGCAATCTCAAAGGATCTTGCCACTTATATCTCTATAAACCA GCCCATATTGCATAAGTATGCTAATGAAGATGTGACACTTGGATCATGGTTTATTGGTCTCGAGGTTGAGCACATCGACGACCGCAACATGTGCTGCGGGACTCCACCAG ATTGTGAGTGGAAGGCACAAGCAGGAAATGTATGTGCTGCATCGTTTGACTGGAGCTGCAGTGGAATCTGCAAATCAGTGGAGAAGATAAAATTTGTTCACGAAAGGTGTGGCGAAGGAGACGGAGCTGTATGGAGTGCTCTCATGTAA
- the LOC126664922 gene encoding uncharacterized protein LOC126664922, producing MGNGYNHHQNLQFQHSKATFLPMLCSRPSIKDVIRPRIKDRTVDFSSEPLSPKIGCMGQVKRHNKVVGFPSNNNKIIFNSISNINVPVVKYSKLKRFFSVKNINPNCTTTSSTSRGVMVLNNGETRRPKFGVSEENIGSDCMIRIEEMDPPLPVVIKKCREEEEVDNTIWKRRSRGLELKNLQLQRIQLNTHNLAPTTV from the coding sequence ATGGGCAATGGCTACAATCACCACCAAAATTTACAGTTTCAACACAGTAAAGCCACATTTTTGCCTATGTTATGTTCAAGACCTTCCATTAAAGATGTGATTCGTCCCCGAATCAAAGATCGAACCGTGGATTTTTCTAGCGAGCCGTTGTCTCCAAAAATCGGATGTATGGGACAAGTCAAGAGACACAACAAAGTAGTTGGATTTCCTTCAAATAACAATAAGATCATCTTCAACAGTATTAGTAATATTAATGTTCCTGTTGTTAAGTATTCGAAGCTGAAAAGATTCTTCTCCGTCAAGAATATCAATCCAAATTGCACCACTACGAGTTCTACAAGCAGAGGAGTGATGGTGTTGAACAATGGTGAAACAAGAAGACCTAAATTTGGAGTTAGTGAAGAGAATATTGGATCAGATTGTATGATCAGAATTGAAGAAATGGATCCTCCTTTGCCTGTTGTGATCAAGAAATGTAGAGAAGAAGAGGAAGTAGATAATACTATTTGGAAGAGAAGGTCTCGTGGACTTGAATTGAAGAATTTGCAGCTGCAACGGATTCAACTTAATACACATAATCTTGCACCAACTACTGTTTGA